A genome region from Corvus hawaiiensis isolate bCorHaw1 chromosome 4, bCorHaw1.pri.cur, whole genome shotgun sequence includes the following:
- the WIF1 gene encoding wnt inhibitory factor 1 codes for MAPAGRLCCAALLCGALSLCSLRAAPRQPDTLYLWIDAQQARMLIGFEEDILIVSEGKMAPFTHDFRKAQQRMPAIPVGIHAMNFTWQATGRAEYYYEFLSLQSLDKGIMADPTINIPLLGTVPHKASVVQVGFPCLGKQDGVAAFEVNVIIMNSEGNIILQTPQNAIFFKTCQQAECPGGCRNGGVCNERHVCECPDGFYGPHCEKALCVPRCMNGGLCITPGLCICPPGFYGINCDKANCTTTCFNGGTCFYLGKCICPSGYEGDQCEISKCHQPCRNGGKCTGKNKCKCSKGYQGDLCSKPVCEPSCGLYGTCVEPNKCQCKEGWHGRHCNKRYRASGLSALRPAGSKHRQHTPSPKRAEERHVPPESNYIW; via the exons ATGGCCCCGGCGGGGCGGCTGTGCTGTGCCGCGCTGCTCTGCGGCGCCCTCAGCCTCTGCAGCCTGCGGGCCGCGCCGCGCCAGCCCGACACCCTCTACTTGTGGATCGACGCCCAGCAAGCGCGGATGCTCATCG GCTTCGAGGAGGATATTCTGATCGTGTCCGAGGGGAAGATGGCCCCGTTCACCCACGACTTCAGGAAAGCCCAGCAGAGGATGCCCGCCATCCCCGTCGGCATCCACGCCATGAACTTCACCTGGCAGGCAACGGGGCGG GCTGAGTACTACTATGAGTTCCTGTCTTTGCAGTCTTTGGATAAAGGCATAATGGCTGATCCAACTATAAATATCCCCCTGCTTGGAACAGTTCCTCATAAAGCATCAG TTGTTCAGGTTGGATTTCCTTGCCTTGGAAAACAAGATGGGGTTGCAGCATTTGAAGTGAACGTGATCATAATGAATTCAGAAGGCAATATTATTCTCCAGACACCTCAGAATGCCATCTTCTTTAAAACCTGTCAGCAAG CGGAATGTCCAGGAGGATGCAGAAATGGAGGGGTTTGCAACGAAAGACACGTCTGTGAATGTCCTGATGGGTTTTATGGGCCTCACTGTGAGAAAg CACTGTGTGTTCCTCGCTGCATGAACGGCGGGCTGTGCATTACACCCGGTCTCTGCATCTGCCCCCCGGGGTTCTACGGCATCAACTGTGACAAAG cAAACTGTACAACAACCTGTTTCAATGGAGGCACGTGTTTCTATCTGGGAAAATGCATTTGTCCTTCAGGCTATGAAGGAGACCAATGTGAAATTA GTAAATGCCATCAACCCTGTCGAAATGGAGGCAAATGTACCGGTAAGAATAAATGCAAGTGCTCCAAAGGCTACCAGGGAGACCTGTGTTCAAAGC CTGTCTGTGAACCCAGCTGTGGCCTGTACGGCACCTGCGTGGAGCCCAACAAATGCCAGTGCAAAGAAGGCTGGCATGGGAGACACTGCAATAAAA GGTACAGAGCCAGCGGTCTGAGCGCCCTGAGGCCGGCAGGCAGCaagcacaggcagcacacaCCTTCACCGAAAAGGGCCGAGGAGAGGCACGTTCCACCCGAATCTAATTATATCTGGTGA